A window of Pirellulales bacterium contains these coding sequences:
- a CDS encoding PspA/IM30 family protein: protein MSLLSVLLRLAFWVGLPVLLVAVVIGPRRFVSLLRRGRDFLFARRLEPEVLLADVVRQHQEHVAKVRRALEQAVTAESEIARSLATSQTNIRELETEAQCEVRSRDELGAKAALYKLNLERDASANYQTQLDRQQAFIEDSRRRLYLAELQLRQFEVGRTILMSQLAQAKSLEQQYEIASSFDPFNAVANWQKAEGLVQEKALIAQAKERVAADTADLAANHAPDVDAATLEHQLDELKRLCQTDSATASANGEPLRDSNQQANDHSQQAK from the coding sequence ATGTCGCTTTTGAGTGTGCTGCTGCGGCTAGCCTTCTGGGTTGGTCTGCCGGTGCTGCTGGTGGCGGTGGTGATCGGCCCGCGCCGCTTCGTAAGTCTGCTGCGCCGCGGTCGCGACTTTCTTTTCGCCCGCCGACTTGAGCCAGAAGTCCTCTTGGCCGACGTCGTGCGACAGCATCAAGAGCATGTCGCCAAGGTGCGCCGCGCGCTCGAACAGGCCGTCACGGCCGAGAGCGAGATTGCCCGCAGTCTGGCCACCAGCCAAACGAACATCCGCGAATTGGAAACCGAGGCCCAGTGCGAGGTCCGTTCCCGCGACGAGTTGGGCGCCAAGGCGGCGCTGTACAAGCTCAACTTGGAACGCGATGCGTCCGCCAACTACCAAACGCAACTCGATCGGCAGCAGGCGTTCATCGAAGATTCTCGGCGGCGGCTCTACCTGGCCGAGTTGCAACTTCGCCAATTCGAAGTCGGCCGCACAATCCTGATGAGCCAATTGGCCCAGGCTAAGAGCCTGGAGCAACAATACGAGATCGCCAGTAGCTTCGATCCCTTCAACGCGGTGGCCAATTGGCAAAAAGCCGAGGGGCTGGTTCAAGAAAAAGCCTTGATCGCCCAGGCCAAAGAGCGGGTCGCGGCCGACACAGCCGACCTCGCCGCCAACCACGCGCCAGACGTCGATGCCGCCACGCTCGAACATCAACTCGATGAGCTAAAACGCCTTTGCCAAACCGACTCTGCCACCGCCAGCGCCAATGGCGAACCGCTGCGCGATTCCAACCAGCAAGCGAACGATCATTCTCAACAAGCAAAATAA